The Coffea arabica cultivar ET-39 chromosome 9e, Coffea Arabica ET-39 HiFi, whole genome shotgun sequence genome has a window encoding:
- the LOC113710407 gene encoding BAG family molecular chaperone regulator 2 isoform X1: protein MIKRKFNRARKSSGENAGTTTTSSDVKEEEVEWEMRPGGMLVQKRSENCSDFAAMVPRFRVRVVFGAMRYEISISSQATFGELKKLLTADSGLQPGEQRLIYRGKERQNGDYLDRCGVKDHSKVILMEDPEFRERRLIEMRRNAKIQAAHRLIDDVLMEVDKLAEQVCAIEKSITHGNKVPELQITTLIEMLMRQAVKLDIISAEGDACEKKSLQGKRVEKCVETLDVLKLSNARIKPVIVTTNWETFDPPQAIAKWELFD from the exons aTGATAAAGAGAAAATTCAATCGGGCACGTAAATCATCAGGTGAAAATGCCGGAACAACCACGACGTCATCGGATGTGAAAGAGGAGGAGGTAGAGTGGGAGATGAGACCAGGTGGGATGCTGGTGCAGAAAAGAAGTGAGAATTGTTCAGATTTTGCAGCCATGGTTCCACGTTTTCGCGTTAGAGTGGTTTTTGGCGCAATGCGCTATGAGATCTCTATCAGCTCTCAAGCAACATTTG GAGAATTGAAGAAGCTCCTTACAGCAGACAGTGGGTTACAACCTGGCGAACAAAGGCTAATATACAGAGGAAAAGAGAGACAAAATGGAGACTATTTGGACAGATGCGGAGTCAAAGACCACTCAAAAGTCATACTAATGGAGGATCCAGAATTTAGAGAGAGGAGGTTGATTGAGATGCGTAGGAATGCGAAGATCCAGGCCGCTCATCGCTTGATTGATGACGTACTCATGGAGGTTGATAAGCTGGCGGAACAG GTTTGTGCAATAGAAAAATCAATTACACATGGGAATAAGGTACCAGAATTACAGATCACTACACTTATTGAGATGTTAATGAGACAAGCTGTCAAGCTTGATATTATTTCTGCAGAAGGAGATGCATGTGAGAAGAAATCTTTGCAG GGAAAGAGAGTGGAGAAGTGTGTTGAAACACTTGATGTGCTCAAGCTCTCGAATGCAAGGATAAAACCTGTTATCGTAACAACCAATTGGGAGACATTTGATCCTCCTCAAGCAATAGCCAAATGGGAACTATTTGATTGA
- the LOC113710407 gene encoding BAG family molecular chaperone regulator 2 isoform X2 has product MRPGGMLVQKRSENCSDFAAMVPRFRVRVVFGAMRYEISISSQATFGELKKLLTADSGLQPGEQRLIYRGKERQNGDYLDRCGVKDHSKVILMEDPEFRERRLIEMRRNAKIQAAHRLIDDVLMEVDKLAEQVCAIEKSITHGNKVPELQITTLIEMLMRQAVKLDIISAEGDACEKKSLQGKRVEKCVETLDVLKLSNARIKPVIVTTNWETFDPPQAIAKWELFD; this is encoded by the exons ATGAGACCAGGTGGGATGCTGGTGCAGAAAAGAAGTGAGAATTGTTCAGATTTTGCAGCCATGGTTCCACGTTTTCGCGTTAGAGTGGTTTTTGGCGCAATGCGCTATGAGATCTCTATCAGCTCTCAAGCAACATTTG GAGAATTGAAGAAGCTCCTTACAGCAGACAGTGGGTTACAACCTGGCGAACAAAGGCTAATATACAGAGGAAAAGAGAGACAAAATGGAGACTATTTGGACAGATGCGGAGTCAAAGACCACTCAAAAGTCATACTAATGGAGGATCCAGAATTTAGAGAGAGGAGGTTGATTGAGATGCGTAGGAATGCGAAGATCCAGGCCGCTCATCGCTTGATTGATGACGTACTCATGGAGGTTGATAAGCTGGCGGAACAG GTTTGTGCAATAGAAAAATCAATTACACATGGGAATAAGGTACCAGAATTACAGATCACTACACTTATTGAGATGTTAATGAGACAAGCTGTCAAGCTTGATATTATTTCTGCAGAAGGAGATGCATGTGAGAAGAAATCTTTGCAG GGAAAGAGAGTGGAGAAGTGTGTTGAAACACTTGATGTGCTCAAGCTCTCGAATGCAAGGATAAAACCTGTTATCGTAACAACCAATTGGGAGACATTTGATCCTCCTCAAGCAATAGCCAAATGGGAACTATTTGATTGA